One Drosophila willistoni isolate 14030-0811.24 chromosome 2R unlocalized genomic scaffold, UCI_dwil_1.1 Seg167, whole genome shotgun sequence DNA segment encodes these proteins:
- the LOC6651817 gene encoding DNA excision repair protein ERCC-5 has product MGVTGLWKLIEPCGKPVPVETLEGKILAVDISIWLHQVVKGFQDNKGSALSNAHLLGLFHRLCKLLYYRVRPVFIFDGCVPQLKRDTIARRQQQRNKLSNEADRIQALLLQSLAKEKVVQQALGASAEQLLLKSPGKRPTASKSKNDEDDLFKLPELPAAASAGAAMDDSSDQDLDDTSASATSDSSFDESTARRTYDSSLQAIDVKSQHFRNLPADVRHEILTDIKETRKQSSWGRLHELPARSDDFSSFQMKRLLKRRAVQESLEKAEEEMGGHTLTYAELCNFFNEEGIVTPTAIEQSTRQISSDEHTRFLLVRDLKKKALESAEIKTEIKCETIKEETPVADIDDEKPSTSRHVAEAEEKKPIDLLGTEYDEDYAKAIALSLEETSVVYNEKDYDYDSDQDLRLNREQSKQLRHAAKGPARAYMIEYGGMNDEEVGNIMETTQFNNTQSLEQQFESAQNDMPNDSIDEDTQLAMAIEESRKEALKELNKNSASHVEEIVDSDTDSDLEEVQVDNKLEICVDINKTLKPADDIFSDVFDKSDNDDDDFIEVPNDPKAESSKETAKPKLTDESESLQDASKAKLTDNEESLEESKEAEITDTEIIEVKDSQDQDLLDKTEEKPQTSSSNINSIIANLKKQTEEIKNIKFDTSLDEKPKNALSSILDELKKQTHDVKNIKLEQIKLSDSNVIELSSDDESKPSKVDEVIELGDDIQSKRISPNKTPSKNKSITDYFETSYVVKRTPDKSPLNDVTPPGTPKVAKPFYRKRTPKSGQKRSAEETSDDGLTPNKKSSKAAKSLFEQGEQEPELIAKPLDPEDLIKDAADALKSQKTSEELQTMATSLAQERKQLELERNRQDRMGMSISQRMSIDCQELLRLFGIPYIVAPMEAEAQCAFLNATELTNGTITDDSDIWLFGGRTVYKNFFAQNKHVLEFRSEQIEQTFNCNRGKLIQLACLVGSDYTTGIHGIGAVTALEILASFSTATTVPSTQSICNQTVLETLTRFRDWWQAHKNSNLPPGSSARLSLRKKLKNIDLHEGFPSSAVVEAYLDPKVDDNRDAFTWGTPDVDSIREFARKSFGWTTSKTDDILMPVIKKINDKKIQGSIRNYFTAKSALRVQQPQVSKRVQTAIDKMSGKLDVETPEKPKKTSRARRTKAVNKESNDDEFEPKPARPKRGKRKSSTTTEAVALEEETNTENPSTSIKPGKCPRIPDSTEVIPQRERDLEQMRLNKAKAAELFKKAAKN; this is encoded by the exons ATGGGAGTAACCGGACTTTGGAAGCTTATTGAGCCCTGCGGTAAGCCTGTCCCAGTGGAGACATTAGAGGGTAAAATTCTAGCTGTCG ATATATCGATATGGCTGCATCAGGTAGTCAAGGGGTTTCAGGATAACAAGGGCTCCGCCCTGAGCAATGCCCATCTGCTGGGATTGTTCCATCGACTGTGTAAATTGCTTTATTACCGGGTCCGACCAGTATTCATCTTTGACGGCTGTGTGCCTCAGCTGAAACGAGATACCATTGCACGACGTCAACAGCAACGAAATAAGCTCAGCAATGAAGCGGATCGCATACAAGCACTGCTGCTTCAATCTCTGGCCAAGGAGAAAGTCGTTCAGCAGGCTCTGGGTGCTAGTGCCGAACAATTGCTTTTAAAGTCGCCGGGCAAACGTCCAACGGCTAGTAAATCTAAGAACGATGAAGATGACCTATTCAAATTACCAGAGCTACCTGCTGCAGCATCTGCAGGAGCTGCTATGGATGACAGTAGCGATCAGGATTTGGATGATACCAGTGCCAGCGCAACATCGGACAGCTCCTTTGATGAATCTACTGCTCGGCGTACCTACGATTCCAGTTTGCAAGCAATTGATGTAAAAAGCCAGCATTTTCGTAACCTGCCTGCTGATGTGCGTCACGAAATTCTCACAGATATCAAAGAGACGCGTAAACAATCCTCCTGGGGACGCCTGCATGAGCTACCAGCCCGTAGCGATGATTTCAGTTCGTTTCAAATGAAACGGTTACTAAAAAGACGTGCCGTCCAGGAGAGTCTGGAAAAGGCCGAGGAAGAAATGGGAGGCCATACCCTAACGTACGCGGAATTGTGTAACTTTTTTAATGAGGAGGGTATAGTGACACCTACGGCCATTGAGCAAAGCACCAGACAAATTAGCTCTGATGAACATACGCGCTTTTTACTGGTCAGAGATCTTAAAAAGAAGGCGCTAGAGAGTGCAGAGATAAAGACAGAGATTAAATGTGAAACCATAAAGGAAGAAACACCTGTCGCTGACATTGACGATGAGAAGCCAAGCACTTCAAGGCACGTGGCGGAGgcggaagaaaaaaaaccaattgacCTGCTTGGGACTGAATACGATGAGGATTATGCCAAAGCGATTGCCCTATCTCTTGAGGAGACTTCCGTAGTGTACAACGAAAAGGACTATGACTATGATTCGGATCAGGATTTGCGTCTCAATCGTGAGCAAAGTAAACAGTTGCGACATGCAGCCAAGGGGCCAGCCAGAGCCTATATGATTGAATATGGTGGCATGAACGACGAAGAAGTGGGTAATATAATGGAAACTACACAATTTAATAACACACAATCCCTGGAGCAACAATTTGAAAGTGCCCAGAATGATATGCCAAATGACTCTATTGATGAGGACACACAACTTGCCATGGCAATTGAAGAAAGTCGAAAAGAGGCTTTAAaggaattaaataaaaattcagcATCCCATGTGGAGGAGATTGTGGACAGTGATACGGATTCCGACTTGGAAGAAGTTCAAGTTGATAATAAATTGGAAATCTGTGTTGATattaataaaactttaaagCCTGCTGATGATATATTTTCCGATGTTTTCGATAAAagtgataatgatgatgatgatttcaTTGAGGTACCAAATGATCCTAAAGCAGAATCCTCTAAAGAAACtgcaaaaccaaaattaacTGATGAATCAGAATCCCTACAAGATGCTTCTAAAGCGAAATTAACTGACAATGAAGAGTCCTTGGAAGAATCAAAAGAAGCAGAGATAACTGATACTGAAATAATTGAAGTAAAAGATAGCCAAGATCAGGACTTGCTTGATAAAACTGAGGAAAAACCTCAGACATCATCATCTAACATAAATTCCATAATAGCGAatcttaaaaaacaaactgaaGAAATCAAAAACATTAAGTTTGACACTTCTTTAGATGAAAAACCGAAAAATGCACTAAGTTCAATTCTGGATGAGTTAAAAAAGCAAACTCATGatgttaaaaatattaaactcGAACAAATTAAACTAAGTGATAGCAATGTTATTGAATTATCCTCCGACGATGAGTCGAAGCCATCAAAAGTTGATGAGGTAATCGAATTAGGTGATGATATTCAGAGTAAACGTATTTCACCAAATAAAACGccaagtaaaaataaatcaataacTGATTATTTCGAAACAAGTTATGTGGTGAAACGTACACCCGATAAGTCACCATTAAATGATGTTACTCCACCAGGGACACCAAAAGTGGCCAAACCATTCTATAGAAAACGCACCCCGAAATCTGGACAAAAACGTTCAGCCGAAGAGACTAGCGATGATGGCTTAACACCCAATAAGAAATCCAGCAAAGCAGCAAAATCACTTTTCGAGCAAGGAGAACAAGAACCAGAATTGATTGCCAAACCCCTTGATCCAGAA gaTCTCATTAAAGATGCGGCTGATGCTTTGAAATCACAAAAAACATCCGAGGAACTACAGACAATGGCCACTAGCTTGGCCCAGGAACGTAAGCAATTGGAATTGGAGAGAAATCGTCAAGATCGTATGGGTATGTCGATAAGTCAACGCATGAGCATTGACTGCCAAGAATTGTTGCGTCTCTTTGGCATTCCGTACATTGTTGCGCCCATGGAGGCAGAAGCACAATGTGCCTTTCTAAATGCCACCGAATTGACGAATGGAACCATCACTGATGACAGTGATATTTGGTTATTTGGCGGACGGACTGTCTATAAGAATTTCTTTGCTCAGAACAAACATGTCTTGGAGTTTCGTTCAGAGCAGATTGAACAGACGTTCAATTGTAATCGCGGAAAACTAATACAATTGGCTTGTTTGGTGGGAAGCGATTATACTACAG GCATACATGGAATTGGAGCAGTAACAGCATTGGAAATTCTTGCCTCATTCTCGACTGCTACGACGGTTCCATCTACTCAGTCGATTTGCAATCAAACAGTTCTTGAGACATTGACTAGATTTCGAGACTGGTGGCAGGCGCATAAAAATTCGAATCTTCCGCCGGGCAGTTCTGCCCGCCTCTCATTGCggaaaaaactgaaaaacattGACCTGCACGAAGGATTTCCAAGCTCAGCAGTCGTGGAGGCATATCTAGATCCCAAGGTAGATGACAATCGAGATGCCTTCACGTGGGGAACACCAGATGTGGACTCCATAAGGGAGTTTGCCCGTAAATCTTTTGGCTGGACCACAAGTAAAACGGATGATATTCTTATGCCGGTCATAAAGAAAATCAATGATAAAAAAATACAGGGCTCAATACGTAATTATTTTACGGCCAAGAGCGCCCTCCGAGTACAGCAACCGCAAGTCAGTAAACGTGTCCAAACTGCAATCGATAAAATGTCCGGCAAATTGGATGTGGAAACTCCGGAGAAACCAAAGAAAACCAGTCGTGCGAGACGCACCAAAGCAGTTAACAAGGAGTCTAACGATGACGAGTTCGAGCCCAAACCAGCACGTCCAAAACGTGGCAAGCGGAAATCGTCAACCACAACAGAAGCAGTTGCATTAGAGGAGGAAACCAATACTGAAAATCCTTCAACGTCCATTAAACCCGGCAAATGTCCAAGAATTCCAGACTCAACAGAAGTTATACCCCAAAGGGAGAGGGATTTGGAGCAAATGCGTCTAAATAAGGCCAAGGCAGCAGAACTATTTAAAAAGGCGGCCAAAAATTAA
- the LOC124460162 gene encoding uncharacterized protein LOC124460162 produces MKSKRKQIGRVFYSRCITKRRRCFRNRATKRNLIIKTLKNVLLDLQLKYQKTIFGEQMNLMRQSRVQELLKYVKILKLQSRKLDQEQLKQYRNDRKLERLFRKLGGIEKYLKRYNSQLNKAIQEHQGEAQTASRSTYGNDSFESIEEPQAVKTSVHFMDEISRQNVAKQIVKNIPSAIVLAQHRDSSIKSLKTENASFKNLRPKNVSLKRLKSENSFEKLLLGFLHKFEKPKITAKPEELSKNKSVEAEIDQYVKRQGPISTKLVYKWPASISAVVLAKHKRSNSRRRAFWHLRQISPSVNNSHFQSREQLFRMAVQEKQRNLHDYGSVSASQILKRRKIKHRDQLMEPKWNQDERIIHKNVYNRNSELSPQTSHNLGRKNLLRKTKGNLPSIEKHKIVNAWQLNKFNWDSTNSTDSEMCENRDIKLEPMETTARKIINSLLLEENPIGERFEEKPGKRVVVPLSANEFTPHYEKSPLSQVDEVFDDLIEKNNEWQEYMRDLEGSQDIVKSYLQKRYLQNVRTVLQNQVHQITQQNSNFPYEPLEGEETRTKPLSWSAFGWRAIKTNSTNSLSSTASKNENQIDRKLYCSNTLEMHRRFFTKQMMKLRYGFLTKNIRHLYKLIMNREWPIRQEDRDLLNEYALDPQHYNILIMAIEPTLPQPQSEAKMAIIEENYNYIKGLMERDRRRSRMMASSLISCQSDAIPIMYADDGISGRCQFDFDKAYMKEQRAKWAKYFALQEKTPLELQLANKRTQKLQAKAARKALKKQRQRDAKKHLQISRSLSALYTDPRLTQRMRKVLNEMAEDKGEKTLKQTKRKKSSTFSSVTTEPKSCCSRCKLWQHDSCSLTETEIFCPPIVPKSYINCIKDKANSHGKSSAFGCKQIN; encoded by the exons atgaaatcgaaaagaaaacaaattggaCGGGTTTTTTACTCCCGTTGCATTACAAAACGTCGTAGATGCTTTAGAAATCGAGCAACAAAACGAAATCTCATAATTAAAaccttaaaaaatgttttactGGATTTACAATTGAAATAccaaaaaacaatatttgGAGAACAAATGAATTTAATGAGGCAAAGCAGAGTACAAGAGTTGTTAAAATATGTGAAAATCTTAAAACTTCAAAGTCGAAAATTGGACCAAGAACAGCTTAAACAATATCGAAACGATAGAAAATTGGAGAGATTATTTCGAAAACTTGGAggtattgaaaaatatttaaagcgCTACAATTCTCAACTAAATAAAGCTATACAAGAACATCAGGGAGAAGCACAAACAGCGAGTCGATCGACATATGGAAACGATTCATTTGAAAGCATTGAGGAACCCCAAGCAGTCAAAACTTCGGTACATTTTATGGACGAAATTTCTAGGCAAAATGTGGCTAAACAAATTGTCAAAAATATTCCGTCGGCTATAGTCCTAGCCCAGCATCGTGATAGTTCCATTAAAAGTCTCAAAACCGAAAATGCatctttcaaaaatttaagGCCCAAAAATGTATCGCTTAAACGTTTAAAGTCCGAAAATTCTTtcgaaaaattattattgggTTTCCTACACAAATTTGAAAAACCTAAAATAACGGCAAAGCCGGAGGAATTATCGAAAAATAAATCGGTTGAAGCAGAAATTGATCAATATGTAAAACGCCAAGGACCAATTTCGACAAAGCTCGTTTACAAATGGCCAGCAAGTATTTCGGCTGTGGTTTTGGCCAAACACAAACGTTCGAATTCACGGCGTAGGGCTTTTTGGCATCTGCGTCAAATATCACCCTCAGTGAATAATTCGCATTTTCAGAGTAGAGAGCAACTCTTCAGGATGGCGGTCCAAGAGAAGCAAAGGAATCTACACGATTATGGATCTGTAAGTGCCTCGCAAATCCTTAAGCgaagaaaaattaaacataGGGATCAATTGATGGAACCAAAATGGAACCAAGACGAAAGAATTATACATAAG AATGTATATAATAGAAATTCAGAATTGTCACCACAAACATCACATAATTTGGGCAGAAAAAACCttttgagaaaaacaaaaggaaatctGCCATCAATAGAAAAACATAAGATAGTCAATGCATGGcagttaaataaatttaattggGATTCAACTAATTCTACGGATTCAGAAATGTGCGAGAATCGTGACATCAAATTGGAGCCAATGGAGACGACTGCACGTAAAATTATCAATAGTCTGTTGTTAGAGGAGAATCCCATTGGCGAACGATTTGAAGAGAAGCCTGGCAAAAGAGTTGTGGTTCCTCTATCGGCAAATGAGTTTACACCTCATTATGAGAAAAGTCCTTTGAGCCAGGTAGACGAAGTGTTTGACGATCTAATTGAAAAGAACAATGAGTGGCAGGAATATATGCGTGATCTGGAGGGGTCTCAGGATATTGTCAAATCGTATTTGCAGAAACGTTATTTGCAAAATGTGCGAACTGTCTTACAGAATCAAGTCCATCAAATCACTCAACAAAATTCTAACTTCCCGTATGAGCCTTTAGAAGGAGAAGAAACCAGGACCAAACCTTTGTCTTGGTCAGCCTTTGGCTGGAGGGCCATCAAAACGAATTCCACAAATAGTTTGTCTTCTACCGcttcaaaaaatgaaaaccaaatAGACCGAAAATTATATTGCAGCAATACTCTCGAGATGCATAGACGTTTCTTTACCAAGCAAATGATGAAATTACGTTACGGATTTCTCACCAAAAACATAAGGCATCTTTACAAGTTGATAATGAACAGGGAATGGCCCATCAGACAGGAGGATCGTGATTTGCTTAATGAATACGCACTTGATCCTCAGCATTATAATATACTGATCATGGCCATAGAACCAACTTTACCCCAGCCACAAAGTGAGGCAAAGATGGCAATTATTGAAGAGAATTACAACTATATAAAGGGGCTTATGGAAAGAGACAGACGCCGCTCCAGGATGATGGCATCTTCATTAATTTCCTGCCAAAGTGATGCCATTCCCATAATGTATGCGGATGATGGCATTTCGGGTCGTTGTCAATTTGATTTCGATAAAGCATATATGAAGGAACAGCGCGCCAAGTGGGCTAAATACTTTGCATTGCAAGAAAAGACTCCGTTGGAGCTACAACTGGCCAATAAGAGGACTCAAAAACTTCAGGCAAAAGCGGCCAGGAAAGCTTTAAAGAAGCAACGCCAAAGAGATGCAAAAAAACACCTTCAAATATCAAGATCATTGAGTGCTCTCTACACAGATCCAAGATTGACGCAACGCATGCGAAAAGTCCTGAATGAAATGGCCGAAGACAAGGGGGAAAAAACCTTAAagcaaactaaaagaaaaaagtctTCTACATTTTCTTCAGTTACTACAGAACCAAAAAGTTGTTGTAGTCGGTGCAAATTGTGGCAGCATGATTCATGCTCTCTAACTGAAACAGAGATATTCTGCCCGCCTATTGTCCCTAAATCATATATAAATTGTATAAAGGATAAGGCAAATTCTCATGGTAAGTCCTCTGCCTTTGGAtgcaaacaaattaattaa
- the LOC6651797 gene encoding dehydrodolichyl diphosphate synthase complex subunit NUS1 produces the protein MHEIICMLIGRLLLLLVAAYELIWRLRQRLHALVFWSYDYWRSTAARERAERAVLERCRFECTKLPKHLVLVIAPNEAYVDAVLLTRLFGFALKVGIQHVSVYDRREQDKGYVDLAAVGEMQADGRFTWPPIKVPKKEENGYKLNGNGYTNGGTPHFEQLKLYQIKANDGHALIADVCRELYQQRKTEFVQNLLQDQRREAITEQISEMLGKRLGFVVPEPELGLIFARQTCTYGLLPWHVRFTEFHTHPSGRYFDVHSFTQLLYKYSRCEQRWGK, from the exons ATGCATGAAATAATTTGTATGCTGATCGGCcgactgctgctgctcttgGTGGCCGCGTATGAGCTAATATGGCGACTGCGCCAGCGTCTACATGCACTTGTATTTTGGTCATATGACTATTGGCGTAGCACAGCCGCGCGTGAGCGGGCGGAGCGGGCGGTGTTAGAGCGCTGCCGCTTTGAGTGCACAAAGTTGCCAAAACATTTGGTGCTCGTGATAGCTCCAAACGAAGCTTATGTCGATGCTGTTCTCCTAACGCGTCTTTTTGGATTTGCTTTGAAAGTTGGTATCCAGcatgtgagtgtgtatgaTAGGCGGGAACAGGACAAAGGTTACGTAGACTTGGCTGCCGTGGGAGAAATGCAAGCAGATGGGCGTTTTACATGGCCTCCAATTAAAGTTCCAAAGAAGGAAGAAAATGGTTATAAACTAAATGGCAACGGCTACACAAATGGTGGGACGCCGCACTTCGAACAGCTAAAG CTCTATCAAATAAAGGCTAACGACGGGCATGCCCTGATAGCTGATGTTTGCCGTGAGCTCTATCAACAGCGAAAGACGGAATTCGTGCAAAACCTATTGCAGGATCAGCGTCGGGAAGCGATCACCGAACAAATCAGTGAAATGTTAGGCAAACGTTTGGGTTTTGTGGTTCCAGAACCGGAATTAGGTTTGATATTTGCTCGTCAAACATGCACGTATGGCCTTTTGCCTTGGCATGTACGTTTCACCGAGTTCCATACGCATCCCAGTGGACGTTATTTTGATGTTCACTCATTTACCCAGTTGCTGTACAAATATTCTCGCTGTGAGCAACGTTGGGGCAAATGA
- the LOC6651792 gene encoding beta-alanine-activating enzyme, with protein MEADSLQYQMSDTVIKTELNDDEEEETILPDFPTVTDYVKMEIKSEAEELLDIEPSCVGMCKTDLDDDEEESETPVGDIKMEIKSETEELLEFVGMSETEFDDDKEEESKLKAKSESEGLLETKSPCLDESLKLYDIQRLRKYGDVSFVIKRIDALDVSLSYSKAVSSVENMLEQLHRNNIPTGIGIAFRIFNHTPSSCILILGILNHKCHFFGTDKMMASKDLHEQMSRAGIEYLLVSGHMTVGESFFERLDNFLIYNEEYKLFKLKPNCTDGPPMLARTLPDNMCYTITTTGTTGQPKVIHVPYECISPNIVGLSEKLNVSMADIIYLGTPCTFDPFVVELFLAMQNGAAVLICHHTMRESPSKVLNALFPTSVTPAGITVLQMTPSLFRQFGTSAIRNRILNSSSTLRVLLLGGEPFPNCDELVTWMDPRVLLQKRVCNIYGITEISCWSLLHIVRTLQGSHIPLGQPIDDHTVVKMQRLKHLNTAELLLGSASRRTYIPELDDRMQGKLLKGMVFRATGDLVCRTEGNSIIYQDRSNDVVKRAGARISLGLITRKIERCLPSGELVTCLWQEQFQKLICCIRTLELKTKVQQRAQTFDILSKLSNCEQPDRFIYLQHFPCNSHGKLDKELLLKECTPLAEPAQEILKSFLHDRLEWLGEPSKPSSKSGKRQRLEKQKQLLNHPQGYELSFRQAGGTSFHAITLCREIGLRMCIDDEQRHLFEILLDENVPLKAVFQFLDTAKLVANNTKLKPLEPPLENAPGNAESSGSSNRCGLVIKRIEQPVNIHFQLHWKVNFNKCIDSPVAEYEGRYVCVGAHSKLLRTLDPRSGLELSAVKLPDRIECKVTFLSLELAVVGCYDGGLYAFNPLTGDIAWHVSIGGMIKAQPLLSADASRIVVCSYAEDYNVICISSTTQEVLWCLKVGEKPIFASPIELPYAQSVIISALDGRYTRVSLADGSVQWAQKCKEPIFSTPAMLDSNVFLIAEVAGEVHACHTGNGRILATFKADGNIFSSLVVKSPPTYMGQSFVVFGCIDRHVYCLRTKTTQPLLGQLSVTVSFDLHWKIDVGAPIYTTPTLINIQPSLIWSSTTDGRVQLMNFNNGEIRWSDKLPGEIFSTSCYIERLKRVYVGCRNNYLYCMGV; from the exons ATGGAAGCAGACAGCTTACAGTATCAGATGTCTGATACTGTAATTAAAACAGAATTGAATGATGATGAGGAAGAAGAGACAATTTTACCTGATTTCCCAACTGTCACGGATTATGtcaaaatggaaataaaatcTGAGGCCGAGGAACTATTAGACATTGAACCGTCTTGTGTTGGCATGTGTAAAACTGACttggatgatgatgaagaagaaTCAGAAACACCTGTTGGGGATatcaaaatggaaataaaGTCCGAGACGGAGGAACTTTTAGAATTTGTTGGGATGTCGGAaacagaatttgatgatgacaaagaagaagaaagcaAGCTGAAAGCAAAGTCTGAATCGGAGGGACTATTAGAAACTAAATCGCCTTGCTTAGATGAATCTTTGaaactatatgatatacaAAGATTACGAAAATATGGCGATGTGTCGTTTGTTATAAAGCGAATAGATGCACTGGATGTTTCACTTAGCTATAGCAAAGCTGTAAGCAGCGTGGAGAATATGTTGGAGCAGCTACATCGCAATAATATTCCAACGGGTATAGGGATTGCTTTTCGAATTTTTAACCACACACCATCATCGTGCATCCTCATTTTAGG GATACTGAATCACAAGTGTCATTTCTTTGGCACGGATAAGATGATGGCTTCGAAAGATTTACATGAACAGATGTCACGAGCTGGCATTGAGTATCTCTTGGTCAGTGGGCATATGACCGTTGGCGAATCTTTCTTTGAACGTCTTGATAACTTCCTGATTTACAATGAGGAATACAAATTATTCAAGCTGAAACCCAACTGCACAGACGGCCCGCCCATGTTGGCCAGGACTCTACCGGACAATATGTGCTATACCATTACCACGACGGGCACAACAGGACAACCCAAGGTGATACATGTTCCCTATGAATGTATTAGTCCGAATATAGTGGGACTAAG CGAGAAACTGAATGTATCTATGGCCGATATTATTTACCTTGGCACCCCGTGCACATTTGATCCTTTTGTGGTGGAGTTGTTTCTAGCAATGCAAAATGGGGCCGCTGTTCTAATCTGTCACCATACGATGAGGGAATCTCCGTCAAAGGTATTAAATGCTCTATTCCCGACCAGCGTCACACCGGCAGGAATAACCGTGTTGCAGATGACCCCATCACTGTTCCGTCAGTTTGGAACAAGCGCTATACGTAATCGTATCCTGAACAGTTCCAGTACGCTAAG AGTACTTCTACTAGGTGGAGAACCATTTCCAAATTGTGATGAACTAGTTACCTGGATGGATCCACGTGTGCTGCTTCAAAAGCGTGTTTGCAATATATATGGAATAACAGAAATATCCTGTTGGAGTCTTTTGCACATTGTCCGAACACTGCAAGGATCTCACATACCATTGGGCCAGCCTATTGATGACCACACAGTGGTGAAGATGCAACGATTAAAGCATCTTAATACGGCTGAGCTTCTGTTAGGCAGTGCTTCACGTCGCACATATATTCCGGAACTCGATGATAGGATGCAGGGCAAACTTTTGAAGGGAATGGTCTTTCGAGCCACTGGGGATCTGGTATGTCGCACTGAAGGCAACTCAATCATTTATCAAGATCGCTCTAATGATGTAGTCAAGAGGGCAGGAGCTCGTATTAGCTTAGGTTTAATTACGCGCAAGATAGAAAGATGCCTGCCCAGCGGTGAACTGGTTACCTGCCTCTGGCAGGAACAATTCCAGAAACTCATCTGCTGCATACGGACATTGGAATTAAAAACGAAAGTACAGCAGAGGGCCCAGACATTTGATATACTATCGAAACTTTCGAATTGCGAGCAACCAGATCGTTTCATATATCTGCAGCATTTTCCGTGTAATTCACATGGAAAACTTGATAAGGAATTACTCCTCAAGGAGTGCACTCCGTTGGCGGAGCCGGCACAGGAAATTCTCAAGAGTTTTCTGCACGACAGGCTCGAGTGGCTGGGTGAACCCTCAAAACCAAGTTCGAAATCAGGAAAAAGGCAAAGACtagaaaaacagaaacaattGCTCAACCATCCCCAGGGCTATGAACTAAGTTTTCGCCAAGCTGGAGGCACATCTTTTCACGCCATTACTTTGTGCAGGGAAATCGGACTGCGAATGTGCATAGATGATGAACAGCGTCATCTTTTTGAAATTCTCCTCGATGAGAATGTGCCATTAAAGGCTGTGTTTCAATTCCTTGACACCGCGAAACTCGTGGCAAACAATACCAAATTGAAGCCATTGGAGCCACCACTAGAGAATGCACCAGGAAATGCAGAGAGTAGTGGGTCTAGCAATCGTTGCGGTCTTGTCATTAAACGCATTGAACAACCAGTAAACATACATTTTCAACTCCATTGGAAGGTCAACTTCAATAAATGTATAGACTCACCTGTTGCCGAGTACGAGGGACGATATGTTTGTGTCGGAGCGCATTCCAAATTGCTGCGCACTCTGGATCCAAGATCTGGCCTAGAGTTGAGCGCCGTTAAACTCCCCGATCGAATTGAATGCAAGGTCACTTTTCTTAGCCTAGAATTGGCTGTTGTAGGGTGCTATGATGGTGGCCTTTATGCCTTTAATCCACTCACTGGAGACATTGCATGGCATGTTAGTATTGGCGGAATGATTAAGGCCCAACCATTGCTATCAGCGGATGCTTCGCGCATTGTTGTCTGTAGCTATGCAGAGGACTACAATGTAATATGTATATCCAGTACAACGCAGGAAGTTCTATGGTGCTTGAAGGTTGGTGAGAAACCCATATTTGCCAGCCCCATAGAGTTGCCATACGCCCAATCAGTCATCATAAGTGCATTGGATGGGCGCTATACTCGTGTCTCTCTGGCCGATGGATCGGTACAATGGGCACAGAAGTGTAAAGAGCCAATTTTCTCCACACCCGCCATGTTGGATTCCAATGTGTTTCTGATCGCCGAGGTGGCAGGAGAAGTCCACGCCTGTCATACAGGCAATGGAAGGATT TTGGCTACGTTTAAGGCTGATGGCAACATCTTCTCCTCGTTGGTTGTGAAATCTCCACCCACATATATGGGACAATCGTTTGTTGTATTTGGCTGCATCGATCGTCATGTCTATTGCCTGCGTACGAAAACAACTCAACCACTTTTGGGACAACTTTCCGTAACCGTTTCATTCGATTTGCATTGGAAAATTGATGTAGGTGCTCCAATATATACAACGCCCACATTAATCAACATTCAGCCAAGTTTAATCTGGTCTAGCACCACCGATGGACGGGTGCAATTAATGAATTTTAACAATGGCGAAATTCGTTGGTCTGATAAATTGCCCGGCGAAATATTTTCCACTTCTTGCTACATTGAGAGGCTTAAACGTGTCTATGTTGGATGTCGCAATAACTATTTATATTGTATGGGCGTCTAG